A genomic segment from Leopardus geoffroyi isolate Oge1 chromosome A2, O.geoffroyi_Oge1_pat1.0, whole genome shotgun sequence encodes:
- the HMG20B gene encoding SWI/SNF-related matrix-associated actin-dependent regulator of chromatin subfamily E member 1-related, translating to MSHGSKQPGAAAAPAGGKAPGQHGGFVVAVKQERGEGPRAGEKGSHEEEPVKKRGWPKGKKRKKILPNGPKAPVTGYVRFLNERREQIRTRHPDLPFPEITKMLGAEWSKLQPAEKQRYLDEAEREKQQYMKELRAYQQSEAYKMCTEKLQEKKIKKEDSGSGLMNTLLNGHKGGDCDGFSTFDVPIFTEEFLDQNKAREAELRRLRKMNVAFEEQNAVLQRHTQSMSSARERLEQELALEERRTLALQQQLQAVRQALTASFASLPVPGTGETPTLGTLDFYMARLHGAIERDPAQHEKLIVRIKEILAQVASEHL from the exons ATGTCCCACGGCTCCAAGCAGCCCGGCGCGGCCGCCGC GCCGGCGGGCGGCAAGGCTCCGGGACAGCACGGGGGCTTCGTGGTGGCTGTCAAGCAAGAGCGCGGCGAGGGCCCCCGGGCCGGCGAGAAGGGGTCCCACGAAGAGGAG CCGGTGAAGAAGCGCGGGTGGCCCAAGGGCAAGAAGCGAAAGAAGATCCTGCCGAATGGGCCCAAGGCACCAGTCACCGGCTACGTGCGCTTCCTGAACGAGCGGCGCGAGCAGATCCGCACCCGCCACCCGGATCTGCCCTTTCCCGAGATCACCAAGATGCTGGGTGCCGAGTGGAGCAAGCTGCAGCCTGCAGAGAAGCAG cggtACCTGGATGAGGCCGAGCGGGAGAAGCAGCAGTACATGAAGGAGCTGCGCGCCTACCAGCAGTCAGAAGCCTACAAGATGTGCACGGAGAAGCTTCAGGAAAAGAAGATCAAGAAAG AAgactcgggctctgggctcatgaaTACCCTCTTGAACGGACACAAG GGTGGGGACTGTGATGGCTTCTCCACCTTCGACGTCCCCATCTTCACTGAAGAGTTCTTGGACCAAAACAAAG CGCGGGAGGCAGAGCTGCGGCGCCTGCGCAAGATGAACGTGGCCTTCGAGGAGCAGAACGCCGTGCTGCAGAGGCACacgcagagcatgagcagcgcgCGCGAGCGCCTGGAGCAAGAGCTGGCGCTGGAGGAGCGGCGGACGCTGGCGCTGcagcagcagctccaggctgTGCGCCAGGCGCTCACCGCCAGCTTCGCCTCGCTGCCTGTGCCGG GCACGGGCGAGACGCCCACTCTCGGCACCCTGGACTTCTACATGGCTCGGCTGCACGGCGCCATCGAGCGCGACCCCGCCCAGCACGAGAAGCTAATCGTCCGCATCAAGGAGATCCTGGCCCAGGTCGCCAG CGAGCACCTATGA